A single region of the Methanofastidiosum sp. genome encodes:
- a CDS encoding Mrp/NBP35 family ATP-binding protein: MVSNLQEQMKVQKMNIEERMSKIDKKIAIGSGKGGVGKSVVTSLIASYLAKQGKNVGILDLDITGPSIPMMFGADEKPIGGSSGIMPVVTESGIKIMSMSLLLPNNEDAVIWRGPMISGAVSQFLADIIWDELDYLLFDLPPGTSDVQLTLMQSIKLDGFVVVTSPQTLAATIVKKAISMAEELNVKILGVVENMSYATCPDCGKKIDVFGNSQNNKMGVSTIGTIPIDPQISKLCDEGKIEKYEIDLGGIYKILEGL, from the coding sequence ATGGTGTCTAACCTTCAAGAACAAATGAAAGTTCAAAAGATGAACATTGAAGAAAGAATGTCAAAAATTGATAAAAAGATAGCTATCGGAAGTGGTAAGGGCGGGGTTGGGAAATCCGTTGTTACTTCATTAATTGCATCTTATCTTGCCAAGCAGGGAAAAAATGTAGGTATCCTAGACCTTGATATAACTGGGCCCAGCATACCAATGATGTTTGGGGCAGATGAAAAGCCTATTGGAGGCAGCTCTGGCATAATGCCTGTAGTTACGGAAAGTGGAATCAAAATTATGTCCATGAGTCTACTATTGCCCAATAATGAAGACGCCGTAATTTGGAGAGGCCCAATGATTAGTGGCGCAGTATCTCAATTTCTTGCAGATATTATTTGGGATGAACTTGACTATTTGTTATTTGATCTACCGCCTGGAACAAGTGATGTCCAGCTGACTTTAATGCAGAGTATCAAATTAGACGGATTTGTAGTAGTAACATCTCCTCAAACACTTGCTGCAACAATTGTGAAAAAGGCGATATCAATGGCAGAAGAACTAAATGTAAAAATTTTGGGTGTTGTAGAAAACATGTCTTATGCAACTTGCCCAGACTGCGGTAAAAAAATAGATGTATTTGGAAATAGCCAGAACAATAAAATGGGAGTGTCCACTATAGGCACAATACCAATTGATCCACAAATCTCAAAGCTATGTGATGAAGGAAAAATAGAAAAGTACGAAATAGATCTTGGAGGAATTTATAAAATCCTGGAAGGATTGTAA
- a CDS encoding MBL fold metallo-hydrolase translates to MHTKIKCVVDNNVKLSSNFWGEHGLSFLIQNKEKILFDTGKSFDVFNHNLETLGEKKEDISKIFISHGHHDHTGGLLDILKYSNAKVFAHPSIFDAKYKKKVTETKYIGVPFEKKDFPEIYLTKESIELSKNIFTTGQIERTFDFEKVSPIFLKKVGSKYNHDEIIDDQALIIKTHVGGVVILGCNHSGLLNTIEHSKDLIGDDVFLVLGGTHLVSADEKKISLTVEYLKKYGITLFGFHCTGDYASSKLLYTLGKMYCRGYTGFEVSIEFEGYNLGKDTKCQ, encoded by the coding sequence ATGCATACTAAGATTAAATGTGTTGTAGATAATAATGTTAAGCTCTCCTCTAATTTTTGGGGAGAGCACGGACTTAGTTTTTTAATCCAAAACAAAGAGAAAATTTTATTTGACACAGGAAAATCTTTCGACGTATTTAATCATAATTTAGAAACATTAGGCGAAAAAAAAGAAGACATATCTAAGATATTTATAAGTCATGGGCATCACGACCATACCGGTGGGCTATTGGACATTTTAAAATATTCCAATGCGAAAGTATTTGCTCACCCTTCAATTTTTGATGCAAAATACAAAAAAAAAGTCACAGAAACTAAATATATCGGAGTCCCTTTTGAGAAAAAAGATTTCCCAGAAATATATCTAACCAAAGAAAGCATAGAGTTATCTAAGAATATATTCACGACTGGGCAAATAGAAAGAACTTTTGATTTTGAAAAAGTATCTCCAATATTCCTAAAGAAAGTAGGATCGAAATATAATCATGACGAGATAATAGATGATCAGGCTTTAATAATAAAAACTCATGTTGGAGGAGTAGTGATACTGGGATGCAATCATTCAGGGCTATTGAATACAATTGAACACTCAAAGGATCTTATCGGTGATGATGTGTTCTTAGTTCTAGGTGGAACTCATCTCGTTTCAGCAGATGAAAAAAAGATTTCGCTCACTGTTGAATACCTAAAGAAATATGGCATAACTCTATTTGGATTTCATTGTACTGGTGACTATGCTTCGTCTAAGCTTCTTTATACACTCGGTAAAATGTATTGCCGAGGGTACACTGGATTTGAAGTATCAATTGAATTTGAAGGCTATAATTTAGGGAAAGATACAAAATGTCAGTGA
- a CDS encoding acylphosphatase gives MKRARIFISGLVQGVFYRANAQKEAQRLKVTGYARNLPDGRVEAIVEGEDICVNKMIEWCEVGPKYARVNKVEVINEQYTGQFKDFLIK, from the coding sequence ATGAAAAGAGCTAGGATTTTTATTTCGGGATTAGTACAAGGAGTATTTTATCGTGCCAATGCTCAGAAAGAAGCTCAAAGACTAAAAGTAACTGGTTATGCTAGAAATCTTCCGGACGGTAGAGTAGAAGCGATTGTTGAAGGAGAAGATATTTGCGTTAATAAAATGATTGAATGGTGCGAAGTTGGCCCAAAATACGCAAGAGTAAATAAAGTTGAAGTAATAAACGAGCAATATACGGGACAATTCAAAGATTTTTTAATTAAATGA